The genomic region CGGTTCCTGCGGCGGCAGCTGGGCGGCCGGCTTGGTGGTGGCCGGAGCGGTCGTCGGCGCGTTGGTGGTGCCCGGCGTTCCCGGCGCGGCGGTCGTGGGGTCGGCCGTCTGCTGGGAGGTGGTCGTCGTGGTCGTGGTCGTGCTCGTCGAGATCGCGGCCGGTGGCGGCTTCGGCGGGGAGAAGAACATCGCGTTCGCCGTCACCGCGGACGCGGCGACGCCGGCCACGGACAGGACGGCGATCAGGACGCGCCTCCGCATCCTCGACGGGGCAGGGGCGTGGGTCATCGAAAGATCCTTTCGGGCAGGGTCGGGTGACACAGGTGGAACGGAGAGCCGGCGCGGGCGTCTCAGCCCGCGTCGCGGTAGGCCTCGCCGGCCTGGTTCGGGGTGCCGCCGGGGGCGTAGAGGCCGGTGCCGGGCTTGTCGGCGGGCAGCGCGAACCAGGCGTAGCGCTCCAGGTAGGGCAGGCCCTCCATCATCACGGCGGACCCGCGGGCGAACGCCGCGAGCTGGGCCTGGGTGGGGTAGCGCGGCGTGCCGGTGGAGAAGTCGATGAGCGAGTACTCGGTGAGCCACACCGGTTTGCCGTACCGGGCGTGGACCGCGTCGAGGTAGTTCTTCAGGTGCCCGACGGCCGCCGCGCTGAAGTCGGAGCCGTACCAGTGCACGGTGATGAAGTCGACGCGCAGGTTCCGTTGCGCCGCACCGGTCATGAACCGGTCGAGCCAGCCGCCCGGCTTGTCACCGCTGTGCGCGACGGCGGGGCTGCCGAGCCGCAGCCCGGTCGCGGCGAGCTTGGGCCACAGGTCGAGCGCCTGCTCGGGCGTCATGTTGGCCTGGTCGGGGAAGTCGGGCTCGTTGAACCCGAGCAGCACCTTGCCGTTGGCCTTGGCGCGGGCGATGGTCGCGTCGTCGGTGAACTTCGCGCCCCAGATCATCGGTACGAACTCGACGTTCGGCGGCGTGGGGACGCCGTCGGGGTGCACGGCCCAGTTGTAGTACCAGCTCGCCCGCACGTCGGTGAGCGCCTTGCCGACCCCGGTGAAGTTCCAGGTGCTGACGCCCTTCTTCGCCGACGCCGTGACGGTCTTGGCCGGCGGTGGAGGAGGCGGGGCGGCGACGGTCGTGGTGGTCGTCGGGGGTGCGGTGGAGGACGAGACCTCGCTCGTGGTGGGAGGCGTCGTGGTCGGGGTCTGCGAGGTGGTGGCGGAGATCGGCTGGGCGAGCGGCTCCTCCCGTCCGGGCAGGACGGCGACCACGATGCCGGCGGCGACCACCGCGGCTGCCGCGGCGGCGATGGGCTTCACCAGCGCGCCCTGCAGGAACACGCTGAACTTGCCGGTCGTGACCGGGGCCGCGGTCGCCTGGGAGATGCTGACCTGCGTCCCGATGAGCGCGGGCTGGTCCACCGTGAACAGGGCGGGCAGCGGCACGAGCGGCAGCCGGGCGATGAGCCCTTCGACCGCGGCGAGGTCGTACCCGCACCGCTCACACCTGGCGCAGCTGCGACTGTGCCGGGCGATCCGCTTGCGCCACAACGGACTCGGGTCACCGTCCCAGTCCGCGATCACCGCTGCCAGCTCGGGACAGCGCGGCTGGCGTTCCAACGTCCGCACCACGATCCGCGCGGCATCGAGCTGGGCCTTGACGCGTTGGACGCGCACTGCCGTGTGCTGCGGGGTCAGCTCGAGTGCGTCCGCGACCTCCGTGCGGGTCAGCCGCCCAGCCGCCTCCAACCACCACAACGACAACAGCTCGCGCTCGTCCGCGCTCAACCACCGCGTGGCCGCGACGACCTCCCGCCGCTGCCCCGACAGCTGCAACCGCATGATGGTGAGGTCGACGAAGTCCGCACCGGGATCGGCCAGGTCCTCCAGCACCTCCCCGGTCACCGGCACCCGCTGCCGTTCCCGGTGCCGCAACCGGATCTGGTTCATCGCGATCACGACCAGCCACGACCGGAACCCGGCCGGATCACGCAACGACGACAAGCCGTGCACCGCCCGCAACATGGTCTCCTGGACCACGTCATCGGTGTCCGCGTGCCCACCGAGCGCGTGCCCCACGATGTTGTAGACCAGCGGCAGGTACCCGCTCACCAGGTCGTCCAACGCCCGCTGGTCGCCATCCCGCGCGGCCACCACCGTCGCGACGCCGGGTTCCTCGGCCACCGCCATGCCCACCTCACTTGCCGGTCCAGGGTCCTCTGACCAGGAGATGTCCTGGGGAGCCGGCGATAACGGAAAAACTTCGGCGACTTTTCCGGGCGCTCGGTGGGGGCCGGGCTCGGGGTGCCGACGGGCCACCCTACGGGGCGCGGCGGGGGTGGTGAAGGGGGCGCGGGCGCGGTGCGGGCGCCGTGAGGGTGCTGCGACGGGTTCGGCGGGCTGGTGCTGAAACGCCCACCTGCGCCGCCGTGCCGCTCCGCCGTGCCGCCCTCCCGACCGTGCCCGGCCGCCCTGTGCGGTCCAGCCGCGCAGCCCAACCGTGCGGTCCAGCCGCGCCGCCCTTCCGTGCCACCCAGCCGCGTGCCTGCTGGGCCCAGGCCTCCCACCGCGTTACGATCCCCCCGGCGAGTTCCACGCCCAACCTCCTGACCGGGTGCCCACGCCGCCCGGCGTCGCGGAGGCAAAGGGGACCTGCGTGCCTCGGGACGTCGTCTTCGTCATGCCTGGACCAAGGCTGTCGTGGCATCTGGGTGCGTGGGGTTCGGGTGTCTGTGGCGACGGCCGAGGAGTTTGGTGATGACGTCACGCAAGCAGCTCAAAGCCCAGGTCCGCGCCCGCATGGCCAAGACCGGTGAGCGCTACACCACCGCGCTGGGCCACCTCACCGGTGCGTCGGCGGTAGGCGGGTGGACGTTGCGCGGGGGCACGGATCCCGATGCGGCCGGGCTGACCGCGATGCTCGCCGCGAAGGACATCGGCAACCTGACCGAGGCGCTCGTGTTCGGCATCGGTGGTGGGATCGGCGCGGGCTACATCCTGTGGGAGTTCAAGCACGACAACGGCCGGCACGTCACGATCGGCTTCACCAACTCGTGGCAGTACGTCACCCGCCGCACCGAGAAGGTGCTGACCCGGCTCGGCATCAAGGCCGAGTGGCACCGATCAGCACCCAAAGCCGCGCAGAGGTGGCTGACGGACCGGCTCGGCACCGGTGACGCCGTCATGGTGTGGCCCGACCGCTACCAGATCGGCTACTGGGACCTGCCCGAGGCCCTCGACGGGCACGGCGGGCACCCGGTCGTGGTCTACGCGACCGCGGGCGATCAGGTGTACCTGGACGACCGCAACCTCACGCCGCTGACGGTCGCCCGCGAGGACCTGGACCGGGCCGTGGCGCGGGTCGGCAGCTGGAAGAACCAGGCGCTGGTGATCACCGACGAGAACCGCGAGCCCGATGTCGAGCGAGCGGTCCGCGAAGGGTTGCGGGACGTCGTCGAGCACCTGTCGCAGAAGTCCGACTCGTTCTCGTTGCCCGCGTGGCGCAAGTGGGCGCGGATGATGACCGACGAGAAGGCCGCCAAGGGGTGGCCGAAGGTGTTCGCCGACGGGCAGGGGCTCGACCTCGCGTTGCAGAGCGTGCGGGAGGGGGTGGACGGGCGGTTCGGGGTCACCGGCGGGAACCTGCGGCCGTTGTTCGCCGACTTCCTGGAGCAGGCCGGGCACTCCGGGCAGGCGCCGCGGTGGCGGGAGATCGGCGAGATGTGGCACGCGTTCGGGGAGATGACCGAGTTCGCGGACATGGGCAAGCAGCTCACCGAGCTGCACGAGGCCGAGACCGACGCGATCGCCAAG from Lentzea guizhouensis harbors:
- a CDS encoding sigma-70 family RNA polymerase sigma factor; this encodes MAVAEEPGVATVVAARDGDQRALDDLVSGYLPLVYNIVGHALGGHADTDDVVQETMLRAVHGLSSLRDPAGFRSWLVVIAMNQIRLRHRERQRVPVTGEVLEDLADPGADFVDLTIMRLQLSGQRREVVAATRWLSADERELLSLWWLEAAGRLTRTEVADALELTPQHTAVRVQRVKAQLDAARIVVRTLERQPRCPELAAVIADWDGDPSPLWRKRIARHSRSCARCERCGYDLAAVEGLIARLPLVPLPALFTVDQPALIGTQVSISQATAAPVTTGKFSVFLQGALVKPIAAAAAAVVAAGIVVAVLPGREEPLAQPISATTSQTPTTTPPTTSEVSSSTAPPTTTTTVAAPPPPPPAKTVTASAKKGVSTWNFTGVGKALTDVRASWYYNWAVHPDGVPTPPNVEFVPMIWGAKFTDDATIARAKANGKVLLGFNEPDFPDQANMTPEQALDLWPKLAATGLRLGSPAVAHSGDKPGGWLDRFMTGAAQRNLRVDFITVHWYGSDFSAAAVGHLKNYLDAVHARYGKPVWLTEYSLIDFSTGTPRYPTQAQLAAFARGSAVMMEGLPYLERYAWFALPADKPGTGLYAPGGTPNQAGEAYRDAG
- a CDS encoding BtrH N-terminal domain-containing protein, whose protein sequence is MTSRKQLKAQVRARMAKTGERYTTALGHLTGASAVGGWTLRGGTDPDAAGLTAMLAAKDIGNLTEALVFGIGGGIGAGYILWEFKHDNGRHVTIGFTNSWQYVTRRTEKVLTRLGIKAEWHRSAPKAAQRWLTDRLGTGDAVMVWPDRYQIGYWDLPEALDGHGGHPVVVYATAGDQVYLDDRNLTPLTVAREDLDRAVARVGSWKNQALVITDENREPDVERAVREGLRDVVEHLSQKSDSFSLPAWRKWARMMTDEKAAKGWPKVFADGQGLDLALQSVREGVDGRFGVTGGNLRPLFADFLEQAGHSGQAPRWREIGEMWHAFGEMTEFADMGKQLTELHEAETDAIAKLKAVVD